AACTTGCAACCACCGGAACGACGGAAGGCAGGTAGAACAGAATCCGGAAGAAGGTAATTCCTTTGATCTTCTTATTCAGGTAATATGCAATCCAGAGCGAGATCGACATGCCCAGCGGAATGGATATCAGCGCATAGAAGAAGGTATTGCCGACGGATTTCCAGAAGATCGGATCATCGGTCAGCAACGTTTTGTAATTGTCGATACCGATGAATTCAGGGGACTGGAACAGATCCCAATTCGTGAAGCTCATATAGATGGAAAACAGGATCGGACCCAGGGTCAGCCCCAGGAACCCGATCAGCCAAGGCGAGATGAAGATGTAGAACCATTTCCCGTCCTTTTTTCTCACGTTAAGCCCTCCCATGACGCAGAGAGCAGATGGAACCCGCATTCACGCCGATTCCACCTGTCCTGCTGTCGCTGCTATTTGTGCATGTTCAGAAAAATCCTCTATTTGTAGAGTCTTTCCAGTCCACTCTGAATTTCGGTTACGGTATCATCAAGCGAGGCTTTGTTGTTGAAGTACACACCCAGCTTATCGTTAATGAGCTTCATCATTTCATTCCATTGCGGGTTGAACGGTTCTGCATAGATCGTCGATTCACTGAACGCAGCCATGTTGATTTTTTTGCCGCCATATTCGGCATTCAGGAATTCATCACTGGACAGACCTGCTTTGGTTGCGGGAGCATCCTGACCGGCTTTGACCATTGGCATCTGCGCTTCTGGTGTCGTCATTGCTTCAATCACTTTGAATGCCTCTTCCTTGTGTTTGGAAGCGTTGGTAATCGTTAAACCGTTAAAGAATGCGTTCGTTTCGCCCCATACCGGAGAGATATCCCAGTTGATGCCTTCGACCTTAGCAAGCGAACCAATGTTCCAGAAACCGGTTGTTTCCATGGCGATCTTGCCTTGCGCAAACAGCGGATCGGCTCCGATATTTCCCATGTCGGCAATCTCGGTTGGCGTTGGTCCTGCACCATGGGTGAAGGTCAGATCATTCATGAATTGCAATGCTTTACGCACAGGCTCCGTATCGAAAGTTGGTTTGCCACTCTCATCAAACAATGAGCCACCGTTTTGGTAGATGAGCTGCATCCATTGTGGCCACCAGCTACCCGGATAGTAGCCCCATTGTACTGTTTTGCCATTC
The window above is part of the Paenibacillus sp. 1781tsa1 genome. Proteins encoded here:
- a CDS encoding sugar ABC transporter substrate-binding protein, producing MRRSLKVISLLMLVMVMGLTACSSGSKSGSSGESGGKVDLSMTIWGSEDEKKIYQERLDIVKQTYPDINVKLNVVAGDYDQKVQTMIAGGTAPDIMMIAENYQAYASKNQIIPLDDMIKANNVNMSERYSDDIANLMKYDGKQFGLPDRAGAMVLFYNKDLFDKAGVEYPTKDWTQDDLMAAAQKLTVKENGKTVQWGYYPGSWWPQWMQLIYQNGGSLFDESGKPTFDTEPVRKALQFMNDLTFTHGAGPTPTEIADMGNIGADPLFAQGKIAMETTGFWNIGSLAKVEGINWDISPVWGETNAFFNGLTITNASKHKEEAFKVIEAMTTPEAQMPMVKAGQDAPATKAGLSSDEFLNAEYGGKKINMAAFSESTIYAEPFNPQWNEMMKLINDKLGVYFNNKASLDDTVTEIQSGLERLYK